One window of Drosophila busckii strain San Diego stock center, stock number 13000-0081.31 chromosome 3L, ASM1175060v1, whole genome shotgun sequence genomic DNA carries:
- the LOC108598469 gene encoding lysophospholipid acyltransferase 5 yields MGLSDLVASKVGVPVEALRLLLTLLAGYPIAAIYRKYIVDQPSKPLHHIFFALCGISLCYYNYGVDTYHSLLGIVTTFALVYVLRSKPLIMLSVNFVFHMGYLLLGYYYTASNEYDILWTMPHCILTLRMIGFGFDVSDGLKSEEQLSKDQKETALKELPTLLELLAFAYFPSGFLVGPQFPYRRYRSFINGEYRQYEGCVNAGLKRLGMGVLYLAICQVGLMILPDTYFLTPEYADRPFILRIFYLGFWAKFSLYKYISCWLLTEGALMSIGFSYKGQDAEGKPDWSGCSNVKLMLLETGNTMQHYVQSFNVNTNQWVGHYIFKRLKFLNNRNISYAAALGFLAVWHGFHSGYYMSFLMEYMIVTVEKQITNAYTKNVLPKYGETLENSKIYAVLYFICLKSYNIVYMGWCLTAFVFLKYERWITVFGAVNYFGFIYMIIWVAAYNGYHYFKHKVNATRPVRKED; encoded by the exons GACTCTCAGATCTAGTGGCCAGCAAAGTTGGCGTGCCCGTGGAAGCGCTTCGGTTGTTACTAACACTGCTAGCCG GTTATCCAATTGCTGCCATATACCGCAAATATATTGTGGATCAACCCTCGAAGCCGTTGCATCATATATTCTTTGCATTATGTGGCATAAGCCTCTGCTATTACAATTATGGCGTGGACACATATCATTCGCTTTTGGGCATTGTCACCACATTTGCTCTAGTTTACGTGCTACGCTCCAAGCCTCTCATTATGCTGAGCGTGAACTTTGTGTTCCACATGGGCTACCTACTACTAGGATACTATTATACTGCCAGTAACGAGTATGATATATTATGGACAATGCCACACTGTATATTGACGCTGCGCATGATTGGTTTTGGGTTTGACGTGAGCGATGGACTCAAGTCAGAGGAGCAGCTTTCCAAGGATCAAAAAGAAACTGCGCTAAAGGAGTTGCCTACACTGCTGGAACTCTTAGCATTTGCCTACTTCCCTAGTGGCTTTTTGGTTGGACCGCAGTTTCCTTATCGTCGCTATAGAAGCTTTATCAATGGCGAATATCGACAGTATGAAGGCTGCGTGAACGCGGGTCTGAAACGCTTGGGCATGGGCGTGCTCTACTTGGCCATATGCCAAGTGGGCTTAATGATTTTGCCTGATACATATTTCCTAACACCAGAATATGCGGACAGGCCATTTATACTACGCATCTTTTATCTGGGTTTCTGGGCCAAGTTCTCACTTTACAAATACATATCGTGCTGGCTGCTGACAGAGGGCGCGCTAATGAGCATTGGCTTCAGCTACAAGGGACAGGATGCGGAGGGCAAACCGGACTGGTCCGGATGCAGCAATGTAAAGCTTATGTTGCTGGAAACGGGCAATACCATGCAGCATTATGTGCAGAGCTTCAATGTGAACACAAACCAATGGGTCGGACACTACATATTCAAGCGTCTCAAGTTTCTTAACAATCGCAACATTAGCTACGCGGCTGCACTGGGCTTTCTAGCTGTCTGGCATGGCTTCCATAGTGGTTACTATATGTCTTTCCTCATGGAATATATGATTGTTACTGTAGAGAAACAG ATTACTAATGCTTATACCAAGAACGTGCTGCCGAAATATGGTGAAACTTTAGAAAACTCCAAGATTTATGCTGTGCTATACTTCATCTGCCTAAAGTCCTATAATATCGTCTATATGGGCTGGTGCCtaactgcttttgtttttctcaaaTACGAACGCTGGATTACTGTGTTCGGTGCTGTCAATTACTTTGGCTTTATCTACATGATTATATGGGTAGCTGCCTATAACGGTTACCATTACTTTAAGCATAAGGTAAACGCAACGCGGCCGGTAAGGAAAGAGGATTGA
- the LOC108598736 gene encoding ruvB-like helicase 2, protein MAETEKIEVRDITRIERIGAHSHIRGLGLDDVLEARAVSQGMVGQKDARRAAGVVVQMVREGKIAGRCILLAGEPSTGKTAIAVGMAQALGTETPFTSMSGSEIYSLEMSKTEALSQALRKSIGVRIKEETEIIEGEVVEIQIERPATGTGQKVGKVTLKTTEMETNYDLGNKIIECFMKEKIQAGDVITIDKASGKVNKLGRSFTRARDYDATGAQTRFVQCPEGELQKRKEVVHTVTLHEIDVINSRTHGFLALFSGDTGEIKQEVRDQINNKVLEWREEGKAEINPGVLFIDEVHMLDIECFSYLNRALESDMAPVVVMATNRGITRIRGTNYRSPHGIPIDLLDRMIIIRTVPYTEKEVKEILKIRCEEEDCIMHPDALTILTRIATDTSLRYAIQLITTANLVCRRRKATEVNTEDVKKVYSLFLDENRSSKILKEYQDDYMFSEITEHAEESTGSGAKRRTEVGAGDSQPMEH, encoded by the coding sequence ATGGCGGAAACTGAGAAAATCGAAGTGCGCGACATTACTCGCATTGAGCGTATTGGCGCGCATTCACACATTCGCGGTCTGGGACTTGACGATGTGTTGGAAGCACGCGCTGTTTCCCAGGGCATGGTGGGACAGAAGGATGCTCGCCGTGCTGCTGGGGTGGTGGTGCAAATGGTGCGCGAGGGCAAAATAGCTGGACGTTGTATTTTGCTAGCCGGCGAGCCAAGTACCGGCAAAACTGCAATCGCTGTGGGTATGGCACAAGCGTTGGGCACGGAGACGCCATTTACAAGTATGTCTGGCTCGGAAATATACTCGCTGGAAATGAGCAAGACAGAGGCTTTGTCGCAGGCGCTGCGCAAGAGCATTGGCGTGCGTATCAAGGAGGAGACAGAGATAATTGAAGGTGAGGTGgttgaaatacaaattgagcGACCAGCTACCGGCACTGGCCAAAAGGTGGGAAAGGTTACACTGAAAACTACCGAAATGGAGACCAACTACGATTTGGGTAACAAGATCATAGAGTGCTTTATGAAAGAAAAGATACAAGCTGGCGACGTCATTACAATCGATAAGGCATCCGGCAAGGTAAACAAGCTGGGACGCAGCTTCACTCGTGCTCGTGACTACGATGCTACTGGAGCGCAGACGCGCTTCGTGCAGTGCCCAGAAGGAGAACTGCAGAAGCGTAAGGAAGTCGTGCACACAGTGACATTGCATGAGATCGATGTGATCAATAGCCGCACTCACGGATTTCTAGCTCTATTCTCGGGCGATACTGGCGAGATTAAGCAGGAAGTACGTGATCAAATCAACAACAAGGTGCTGGAGTGGCGTGAGGAGGGCAAGGCCGAAATCAATCCGGGCGTCTTGTTCATTGATGAGGTGCATATGCTGGACATTGAATGCTTCTCATACTTAAATCGCGCTCTAGAGTCGGACATGGCTCCGGTGGTGGTCATGGCTACCAACCGTGGTATTACACGTATTCGCGGCACCAACTATCGCAGTCCGCATGGCATCCCCATTGATTTGCTAGACCGTATGATCATCATACGCACTGTCCCCTACACCGAGAAGGAGGTCAAGGAAATACTGAAAATACGCTGCGAGGAGGAGGACTGCATTATGCATCCCGATGCTTTAACCATTCTTACACGCATTGCCACAGACACTAGCTTACGCTATGCCATACAACTAATTACTACAGCTAATCTGGTTTGCCGTCGTCGCAAGGCCACTGAGGTAAACACAGAGGATGTGAAGAAGGTGTATTCGCTGTTTCTGGATGAGAATCGTTCGAGTAAGATACTGAAGGAGTACCAGGATGATTACATGTTTAGCGAGATCACAGAGCATGCGGAAGAGTCGACTGGCAGCGGCGCCAAGCGTCGCACTGAAGTTGGTGCCGGCGATTCCCAGCCCATGGAGCATTAG